From the Choloepus didactylus isolate mChoDid1 chromosome 22, mChoDid1.pri, whole genome shotgun sequence genome, one window contains:
- the LOC119518869 gene encoding metallothionein-I, hippocampal-like, whose amino-acid sequence MDPNCSCTTGDSCSCASSCKCKECKCTSCKKSCCSCCPVGCAKCTQGCVCKGASDKCSCCA is encoded by the exons ATGGACCCCAACTGCTCCTGCACCACTG GTGACTCCTGCAGCTGCGCCAGCTCATGTAAATGCAAAGAGTGCAAATGCACTTCCTGCAAAAAGA gctgctgctcctgctgcccCGTGGGCTGTGCCAAGTGCACCCAGGGCTGTGTCTGCAAAGGGGCATCGGACAAGTGCAGCTGCTGTGCCTGA